In Belonocnema kinseyi isolate 2016_QV_RU_SX_M_011 chromosome 4, B_treatae_v1, whole genome shotgun sequence, a single window of DNA contains:
- the LOC117172115 gene encoding serine/arginine repetitive matrix protein 2 isoform X2, which yields MSSDGERIPKPSKRRRLLLSDSESSDESIINTHSRRRVSRVVSDAESSDEDSDIPRPVSKRKNHRLLSENESSYGSSESDASGSNFIESDSSSDWQSDWESVDEDEECGATTACHKSAEKGKKSRKHSEQIQSASTSAVGFESDASDGQSEKCPICLLSFRNQEIATPSSCEHSFCLECIEEWSKNVNNCPVDRKNFTVIHVRSKLGGKIIRHVPVETKQTLEEIIQEDPTYCEICHECDREDRMLLCDGCDLGYHLECLNPPMVEVPMDEWFCPDCAQNSQNDAEAIRRIQASVDLLSSSVSSIRDIFRSRVRENFREMMVNMVDIDLDELPDLMEEARSLGLSYGRSRSGLPQNTASPRIIPRTRQTERVRANIRAGRDLNRSRVTRERETRETRRFDPDQPSTSSGIESIGENSRSRSPDVNAPSTSSGRTTTTRRVTTKRKSGRATTKRKSKKRTAKPRKSTILREVRITEINNDGEEEEIVTYVKVAATSTRRKKKYRRRKKRKSKRARTVSSVANASKTAKRRLAAALKINKPTRGVPLLVPTMKNVHPIPERSQLTNARYSAGISQVSLFGRNLGLDYSPPGSDDEFDSTVGHGPAIVARSRGPISTARRRMALKGIANPTPRIEQTSSANLLDSIISSQELWHSKKSSEVTLRANGTLVMANNDAENNHNINNNESPIKKKPDSDTRNQLPSNDHPLDLTNVNPNDITQAPMYNSSRGGGNRGNFRGGYRDNNRQSHGGQGYSGRDSYSGGGGGRRSFGGSGSRDRDFGQPANYSTNFEHRAPGVFGTPPLRNRNPQQFRNERNRYSLPERPHFREGIDRPPFPFPENFQRGPPPGIPPLIPPGPMGMPFMGPDIQPVNLEEFSGGMSGPQSLGNFESQGTYESQSSEPSMSKPDEECDIYGDMEGPNKHSEGESQNESMNNSSTLLPPPEPPSGLLDFDENSRSEKDNDSDQELVIDDAPKDDSARAGKNDDKYDPFNAEESDSNDSSPRKGNADKEPSPIDLPPLEPPPSLENFSGLNILNNDDDFQEPIKSTIRLTAYDDDDDEDSQADCPNFSIYSSETMDVARNSEQELSSQIGPLEPPPLPPDIPDMPEDDDVIVGDVQTCDLSDIPEPSTPYVEALQKERQAINNFPSKKISANDSRGKITFKINKFKLNSKFGSLYDEMDKEIENSIEQEKELEESREMVEQENIEAEKKNDSNDVSDIEDIPEPKKSKKRKRKKDKKKARRNSEDSDVDLGESTKDVEREGEQPELPMDELPTQKLQREDSQLEDFDNSQLPIKVLDISELQTQKLDSAIDPNEFDIAELATQKLDSLDSNAQNLDISDLPTQRLDIELDSSEPLTEKIDESELPIQKLDDLGLPTQKIDESELPEKKMDESELPIQKLDDSELPTQKIDESELDTQQMDSSELPTQKLDASVSQKNESDISELQTQRLYSPGAGVPTLYSPDVAIPTLYSPEPDKTEDDGVKTPDVVREWGSKKNEEEEATISVENEVATPGDEPEEGIGEKENLDPTTRADRSPETVISIADTTQSSQNDDCEIVEARADEDVDSNSYTGKDKRLKIQTGEDHSEIFTQERVDGEEDFPLEKEGHTSQREVPSQETWDSDGGYTPCKDELPLKERRKRTVSPFDESGLEPITPPKDKNDDLDRCRTPAAYAGLGTEAISETDEAMNFEDELTLLSLRKEKEMEEGEILEDGRLVRRAKSKDKDDESKKKKKKDKKDKTKESEKNKENISSENLVSWKKVSKSNKDRNYREKDRRSRSREKEKDKDKKKKKEALKKKEKRKELPRYDVRKIVAEKPRPRKDEYGRDIREMSRSLTRSKSRSRSVSKPRRSVSKARRSRSYSRVRSRTRSRSKRRSWSRDILRDRVSRGRTYSRGRSLSPRRRKSPRRRSLSKKRRSRSLSRRRRSISARRRKRSHSRKRRSRSRTRSRDRRKEKKKHKSRSRSRNRKRSRSKSAKRAASRSREKKHVKRKQVSRSRSMERSLSQERGERERNRNWEMAEKVISREQHFRERDDRESWSAQWTPSLSASRSKTPERNELPPRGWSPVHVIDNVTVPPKNLTVILTNKEAIKKKKKEKKKERRKSKEEEKRKKTKRNRTPPPSKEVFASGDNILVSVCFNKENESNQMQLPELPETIPLMPPTKRRRREPLQLEPPKKTKKDKAKEKRAKSPKAKKDKKKKSKAAEIAATKKPVAVIDLDQSPFREQTPSPRDVIVLSDDDEKLAQNLIAIEPRQSSQTTPPRDQFVSQGPKTPPEPQVKFSINNKTNLRPSMMNPLLEEEEEEEIDERVEEELEMRAQEELELRLKIGPNTPPEPPSSPPTSPDAYDPFDPTKSRSPTPVQSQEATPLSDERNQRSSPRKHDTADTPLTSNDNQQQEQQSSEKLTDKPKIISMVTLKRPSPKRDISPENDSLGDVAIVSESPTKSQQNQQNAQSTATPFPTINPVLATVAAAVQRNMFNANAPATAQRNLLQTNRISPPSYQIKQRPLERPQLPNLFANSIKTMPLRTSKPAAKSNALSQNGNETEMMNDVIDMSSPYSPGSTLSDGLFEPPSPYNSPPPVFSKSKGNKDSKKDAFDTLFGSSPATNRISTKVKVKKDKRKKPTNPKVGVRMDENQLQILDDLPSSAVEMQVKDKFLKKLNRQERVVEEVKLVLKPHYTKKHVTKEEYKDIMRKAVPKICHNRSGEINPKKIGALIEAYVKKCRSNKKKTTTSSKVMKPMKNLWS from the exons ATGTCAAGTGATGGTGAACGGATACCAAAGCCATCTAAGCGGCGAAGATTATTGTTATCTGATAGCGAAAGCAGCGATGAATCCATCATTAACACACACTCCAGGAGAAGAGTTTCC cgaGTTGTCAGCGATGCGGAAAGTAGTGATGAGGACAGCGATATTCCAAGGCCAGTAAGCAAACGTAAAAATCAT AGATTGCTCAGCGAAAATGAATCAAGTTACGGAAGCAGTGAATCTGACGCTAGTGGCTCAAATTTCA tCGAAAGCGACTCCAGCTCAGATTGGCAGTCAGACTGGGAAAGTGTGGATGAAGATGAAGAATGTGGTGCGACTACCGCTTGTCATAAGTCAGCCGAAAAGGGCAAAAAGTCAAGGAAACATAGTGAACAAATCCAATCAGCTTCAACATCAGCAGTTGGATTCGAGTCTGATGCCAGCGATGGGCAATCTGAGAAATGTCCAATTTGCTTACTCTCGTTTAGGAACCAGGAAATTGCTACTCCGTCGTCCTGTGAACATTCCTTCTGTCTTGAATGCATAGAGGAATGGAGCAAAAATGTCAACAACTGTCCAGTAGATCGCAAAAACTTTACTGTGATTCATGTCAGATCGAAATTAGGTGGCAAG aTTATTAGACACGTACCTGTCGAGACCAAGCAGACGCTAGAAGAAATTATTCAAGAAGATCCAACCTATTGCGAGATCTGTCATGAATGTGATAGAGAAGATAGGATGCTTTTGTGCGATGGTTGTGACTTAGGATACCATCTTGAATGTCTGAACCCTCCGATGGTAGAAGTTCCTATGGATGAGTGGTTCTGTCCAGATTGCGCACAAAATAGCCAGAATGATGCTGAAGCT ATAAGACGGATTCAAGCTTCTGTAGACTTACTTAGTTCATCCGTCTCGTCTATTCGCGATATCTTCAGGTCTAGAGTTCGCGAAAATTTCAGGGAGATGATGGTGAATATG GTTGACATCGATCTCGATGAACTTCCGGATCTCATGGAGGAAGCCCGGAGCCTCGGTCTCTCATATGGTCGCTCACGGTCCGGCCTACCTCAGAACACGGCCAGTCCGCGCATCATTCCGCGTACACGTCAAACTGAACGTGTCCGGGCCAACATTCGCGCCGGTCGTGATTTGAATCGTTCTCGCGTGACCCGCGAACGCGAAACTCGTGAAACTCGACGCTTCGATCCGGATCAGCCGTCGACGTCGTCCGGGATAGAGTCGATTGGTGAGAACAGTCGCAGCCGTTCTCCGGATGTCAACGCGCCCTCCACCTCGAGCGGGAGAACCACAACGACTCGTCGCGTTACCACTAAACGAAAATCGGGTCGCGCTACCACTAAACGGAAATCGAAAAAACGAACTGCAAAGCCCCGGAAAAGTACTATACTCCGCGAAGTGCGCATTACTGAGATCAACAACGACGGTGAAGAGGAAGAGATCGTCACATACGTCAAAGTTGCTGCGACCTCGACCCGCAGGAAGAAGAAGTATAGGAGGCGCAAG aagCGAAAAAGTAAGCGGGCACGTACAGTTTCGTCGGTAGCGAATGCAAGTAAAACGGCAAAGCGGAGATTAGCCGCcgctttgaaaattaataaaccgaCTCGGGGAGTTCCATTACTCGTACCAACAATGAAGAATGTACACCCGATTCCTGAGCGCAGCCAGCTTACCAATGCCAGATACAGTGCCGGAATTTCACAAGTCAGCTTATTTGGACGCAACCTCGGCTTAGACTACAGTCCACCTGG GTCGGACGATGAATTCGATAGCACAGTTGGCCATGGTCCAGCAATTGTCGCACGTTCAAGGGGGCCAATTTCTACAGCCAGACGTCGAATGGCACTCAAAGGAATTGCTAATCCTACACCCAGGATCGAACAAACGAGCAGCGCTAATCTGCTTGATAGTATTATAAGCAGCCAGGAATTGTGGCATTCCAAGAAGAGCAGCGAGGTGACTCTTAGAGCCAATGGTACTTTGGTGATGGCTAATAACGATGCTGAAAATAACCACAATATAAACAATAACGAAAGTCCAATTAAGAAAAAGCCGGATTCGGATACTCGAAACCAACTTCCGAGTAACGATCATCCCCTAGACCTTACGAATGTCAACCCAAACGACATAACCCAAGCACCAATGTATAACAGTTCACGAGGTGGAGGTAACAGAGGAAATTTTCGAGGCGGTTACAGGGACAATAATCGCCAAAGTCATGGAGGTCAAGGTTACAGTGGTAGAGATTCTTATTCAGGTGGAGGTGGTGGCAGACGTAGCTTTGGTGGATCTGGTTCAAGGGACAGAGATTTCGGTCAACCTGCTAATTACTCCACGAATTTTGAGCACCGTGCTCCAGGTGTTTTTGGCACTCCCCCTTTAAGAAATCGTAATCCTCAACAATTTCGCAACGAGAGAAATCGATATTCCCTGCCTGAACGACCGCACTTTCGTGAAGGAATCGATAGGCCACCCTTTCCATTTCCGGAAAATTTTCAGAGAGGACCTCCACCCGGGATACCGCCCTTGATACCGCCTGGTCCCATGGGAATGCCGTTCATGGGCCCGGATATTCAACCTGTCAATCTAGAGGAATTTTCAGGAGGCATGTCTGGTCCACAATCACTGGGCAATTTCGAATCCCAAGGAACTTATGAGTCACAATCGAGTGAGCCTTCTATGAGTAAACCAGATGAGGAATGCGATATTTATGGTGACATGGAGGGTCCGAACAAGCATTCAGAGGGCGAGAGTCAGAATGAAAGTATGAATAATTCTAGCACTCTTCTTCCTCCTCCCGAACCTCCGTCGGGTTTGCTGGATTTTGATGAGAATTCTAGGAGTGAAAAGGACAACGACAGTGATCAGGAATTGGTTATCGACGATGCTCCAAAGGATGATTCAGCTAGGGCAGGAAAGAATGACGACAAATATGATCCCTTCAATGCAGAGGAGAGTGACAGTAACGATAGTTCTCCACGCAAAGGGAATGCTGATAAAGAACCATCTCCAATAGATCTGCCGCCGCTAGAGCCACCACCATCGCTTGAGAATTTCTCTGGATTAAATATTCTGAATAACGATGACGATTTCCAGGAACCTATCAAGTCAACAATTCGATTAACTGCCTACGATGACGACGATGATGAAGATTCGCAGGCAGATTGTCCAAACTTCTCTATTTATTCTTCAGAGACCATGGACGTCGCTCGTAATTCTGAGCAAGAGTTGTCTTCGCAGATTGGACCTCTCGAACCTCCTCCTCTACCTCCGGATATCCCTGACATGCCTGAAGACGATGACGTTATTGTTGGTGATGTGCAGACTTGTGACTTGTCAGATATTCCTGAACCTTCGACTCCGTACGTTGAGGCTCTTCAGAAAGAAAGACAAGCTATAAACAATTTTCCCTCGAAGAAGATATCCGCGAATGATTCCAGGGGAAAGATTACATTTAAGATTAATAAGTTTAAATTGAATAGCAAGTTTGGTAGCTTATATGATGAGATGGATAAGGAGATTGAGAATTCTATCGAACAAGAGAAGGAACTTGAAGAAAGTAGGGAGATGGTGGAACAGGAGAATATTGAAGCAGAGAAGAAAAATGATTCTAATGATGTCTCGGATATAGAAGATATTCCTGAACCCAAGAAGagtaagaaaagaaaaagaaagaaagacaAAAAGAAGGCTAGGAGGAATTCAGAAGACAGTGATGTTGATTTAGGGGAAAGTACAAAAGACGTTGAGCGTGAGGGAGAACAGCCTGAGCTTCCCATGGATGAACTTCCTACTCAGAAACTTCAGAGAGAAGACTCTCAATTAGAGGACTTTGATAACTCGCAACTCCCGATTAAAGTATTGGATATTTCAGAACTGCAGACACAGAAACTTGATTCTGCAATTGATCCAAACGAATTTGATATTGCAGAACTGGCGACTCAGAAACTCGATAGCTTAGACTCCAATGCTCAGAATCTTGATATATCGGATCTCCCAACTCAGAGGCTTGATATAGAACTTGACTCCTCGGAACCGCTGACGGAAAAAATAGATGAATCAGAACTCCCGATACAAAAATTAGATGATTTAGGGCTCCCGacacaaaaaatagatgaatcagAACTCCCGgaaaaaaaaatggatgaatcAGAACTCCCGATACAAAAATTAGATGATTCAGAGCTCCCGacacaaaaaatagatgaatcagAACTTGATACTCAGCAAATGGATAGTTCGGAACTCCCAACTCAAAAACTTGATGCTTCAGTGTCCCAGAAAAATGAATCCGATATTTCTGAACTTCAGACGCAGAGACTTTATAGTCCAGGGGCTGGAGTGCCAACACTTTATAGTCCTGATGTGGCAATACCAACGCTTTATAGTCCGGAGCCTGATAAGACAGAAGACGATGGGGTGAAAACACCAGATGTGGTACGAGAATGGGGTAGTAAAAAGAATGAAGAAGAAGAGGCTACAATTTCAGTGGAAAATGAAGTTGCAACGCCAGGGGATGAGCCAGAGGAAGGAATTGGAGAAAAGGAGAACTTGGATCCTACTACTCGAGCTGACAGAAGTCCAGAGACTGTCATTTCGATTGCAGACACGACGCAATCTTCTCAGAATGATGACTGTGAGATTGTCGAAGCTAGGGCCGATGAAGATGTTGATTCAAATAGTTATACTGGAAAggataaaagattgaaaatacaaACTGGAGAGGATCATAGTGAGATTTTCACACAAGAAAGAGTCGATGGGGAAGAAGATTTTCCACTGGAAAAAGAAGGCCACACTTCTCAGCGAGAAGTTCCTTCTCAAGAAACTTGGGACTCTGATGGTGGTTACACTCCTTGCAAGGATGAGCTACCCTTGAAGGAAAGAAGAAAGAGGACAGTTTCGCCGTTTGACGAAAGTGGTTTGGAACCAATCACTCCACCAAAGGACAAGAATGATGATTTAGATCGTTGCAGAACTCCAGCAGCTTATGCAGGACTAGGCACCGAAGCTATTTCTGAAACTGATGAGGCGATGAACTTTGAAGATGAGTTGACTTTGTTGtctttaaggaaagaaaaagaaatggaGGAGGGTGAGATACTAGAAGATGGCAGACTCGTTCGCAGGGCCAAGTCCAAGGACAAGGATGATGAGagcaagaagaaaaagaagaaggacAAGAAGGACAAGACTAAAGAATCAGAGAAGAATAAGGAAAATATTTCTTCTGAAAACTTAGTTTCCTGGAAGAAAGTTTCCAAGAGTAATAAGGACAGAAATTATAGAGAAAAGGATAGAAGATCGAGGTCAAGGGAGAAGGAGAAGGATAAAgacaagaagaaaaagaaggaggcgttgaagaaaaaggaaaagaggAAGGAATTGCCAAGATACGACGTCAGAAAAATTGTGGCTGAGAAACCGCGTCCGAGGAAAGATGAATATGGAAGAGATATTCGAGAAATGTCGCGTAGTTTAACGAGAAGCAAATCAAGAAGCAGAAGTGtttcgaaaccgcgtagaagtgtTTCAAAAGCTCGTAGAAGTCGATCGTATTCCAGGGTGAGGTCCAGGACGAGGTCTAGGTCGAAACGCAGATCTTGGTCTAGAGATATTCTAAGAGACAGAGTTTCGAGAGGAAGGACATATTCTAGGGGAAGATCCTTGTCGCCCAGGAGGCGCAAGTCTCCGAGGCGAAGGTCCCTTTCGAAGAAAAGAAGATCAAGGTCTCTGTCACGAAGAAGGAGGTCCATTTCAGCTCGGCGTAGGAAGAGGTCGCACTCCAGGAAGCGAAGGTCCAGAAGCCGGACTAGGTCTCGTGATAGAAGGAAGGAGAAGAAGAAGCACAAATCCAGAAGTCGATCCAGGAACCGAAAGAGGTCGCGCTCCAAGAGTGCGAAAAGGGCAGCCTCGAGATCCCGAGAGAAGAAACACGTCAAGAGGAAACAAGTGAGCAGATCAAGGTCTATGGAAAGGTCACTTTCGCAGGAGAGAGGAGAGAGGGAACGCAACAGGAATTGGGAGATGGCCGAAAAAGTTATCAGTCGAGAACAGCACTTCAGAGAGAGGGATGATCGAGAATCCTGGAGTGCACAGTGGACTCCGTCTCTTTCCGCATCTAGGTCCAAGACTCCAGAACGTAATGAACTTCCGCCACGAGGTTGGTCACCAGTTCACGTTATAGACAACGTGACAGTTCCACCCAAGAACTTGACGGTTATTCTAACAAACAAGGAagcaataaagaaaaagaaaaaggagaagaaaaaagaaCGAAGGAAGTCTAAGGAAGAAGAAAAGCGGAAAAAGACGAAGAGGAATAGAACTCCGCCACCGTCTAAAGAAGTCTTTGCGAGTGGTGACAATATTTTGGTGAGCGTTTGCTTCAACAAGGAAAACGAGTCTAACCAGATGCAGCTTCCCGAACTGCCGGAGACGATACCCTTGATGCCGCCGACAAAACGCAGACGCAGAGAGCCCCTACAACTGGAACCTCCGAAGAAGACGAAGAAGGATAAAGCCAAGGAGAAGAGGGCAAAGTCTCCAAAAGCGAAGAAggataaaaagaagaaatccAAAGCGGCCGAGATTGCTGCTACGAAGAAACCAGTTGCTGTTATCGATTTGGATCAATCGCCATTTAGAGAGCAGACACCCTCACCACGTGATGTCATTGTTTTAAGTGACGATGACGAAAAACTAGCTCAGAATTTGATAGCCATTGAGCCCCGCCAATCTTCCCAAACTACTCCTCCACGAGATCAATTTGTTTCCCAGGGTCCTAAAACTCCTCCTGAGCCGCAGGTCAAGTTTTcgattaataataaaacaaatttgagaCCTTCGATGATGAATCCTCTGTTGGAagaagaagaggaggaggagaTTGACGAAAGGGTTGAAGAAGAATTGGAAATGAGGGCGCAGGAAGAGCTAGAGTTGCGACTGAAGATCGGACCCAATACACCTCCTGAACCACCTTCTTCGCCACCCACTTCTCCTGATGCTTATGATCCATTTGATCCTACCAAGTCCCGATCACCAACTCCTGTTCAGAGTCAAGAAGCTACTCCTCTCAGTGATGAAAGGAATCAACGCTCTTCGCCTAGAAAACACGATACTGCTGATACACCTTTAACTTCCAATGATAATCAACAGCAGGAACAGCAGTCTTCTGAAAAGCTGACGGACAAACCGAAGATTATATCGATGGTGACTCTGAAAAGACCTTCTCCTAAGAGGGACATCTCTCCTGAGAATGATAGTCTGGGTGATGTGGCCATTGTTAGCGAGAGTCCGACTAAAAGTCAACAGAATCAACAAAATGCTCAATCAACCGCAACTCCATTTCCAACTATTAATCCTGTTCTGGCGACAGTCGCTGCTGCTGTACAGAGGAATATGTTTAATGCAAACGCTCCCGCAACTGCTCAGAGAAATCTTTTGCAG acaaatcgCATCTCTCCGCCAAGTTATCAAATAAAACAGCGGCCACTTGAAAGACCACAGTTACCAAACTTGTTTGCCAATTCGATAAAGACGATGCCACTTCGTACATCGAAACCTGCTGCAAAATCCAACGCTTTAAGTCAAAATGGTAACGAAACAGAGATGATGAACGACGTGATAGACATGTCCTCGCCCTACTCACCCGGTTCCACTCTCAGTGACGGACTGTTTGAACCTCCTAGTCCTTACAACAGTCCTCCCCCAGTATTTAGTAAATCTAAGGGCAATAAGGACAGTAAAAAGGACGCATTCGATACTCTCTTTGGATCGTCACCTGCTACCAACAGAATTTCTACGAAGGTCAAAGTCAAGAAGGACAAGAGAAAAAAAC CTACGAATCCCAAAGTTGGCGTTCGTATGGATGAAAATCAGCTTCAAATTTTAGACGATCTCCCAAGTTCTGCTGTGGAAATGCAAGTAAAGGACAAG TTCTTGAAGAAGCTCAATCGGCAGGAAAGAGTTGTGGAAGAAGTCAAATTGGTTCTTAAACCACATTATACTAAAAAGCATGTTACGAAAGAGGAATACAAGGATATTATGCGCAAAGCGGTGCCGAAg ATTTGTCACAATCGTTCTGGTGAGATAAATCCGAAGAAGATAGGAGCACTTATCGAAGCTTATGTGAAGAAGTGTCGCAGTAACAAAAAGAAGACAACAACTTCCTCTAAAGTGATGAAACCTAT GAAGAACTTATGGAGTTGA